One window of the Bacteroidota bacterium genome contains the following:
- a CDS encoding ATP-binding protein produces the protein MKEIVNPFGISNYQGPEYFCDREQETKTLIANINNHSHTAFFALRRLGKTALIQHVFHFLSKRRNRKCIYLDIYATQNLKDLTNQLANSIYNVFPEKKGIGKKFWDAIKLLRPVLSIDAMSGEPSLSLDITHTKQYEKTIPQLLLFLDQQPVKTVIAIDEFQQILSYPEKNVEAILRATMQQLKNVTFVFCGSNQAMMQHIFNSAKRPFYGSCNTINLQKIDKTLYKDFIQNTFKKFKYKIADAEVETILDYTNTHTYYTQSLCHELFANQQKNITATTLQQAIRKLLLEKEGTFFQYRNLLTPTQWQLLKALAKEEKVVQPYSKHFIGEYHLGSSAIVKRSLESLLDKEMIYKDNSIKEPYFAVYDKFLMRWLQNGM, from the coding sequence ATGAAAGAGATTGTAAATCCGTTTGGTATTAGCAATTACCAAGGCCCTGAGTATTTCTGCGATAGGGAGCAAGAAACAAAAACCCTTATCGCCAACATAAACAACCACAGCCACACGGCATTTTTTGCATTACGCCGTCTTGGTAAAACAGCCCTTATTCAGCATGTATTCCATTTTTTGTCCAAACGTAGAAACAGGAAATGCATTTATTTAGATATCTATGCCACTCAAAATTTAAAAGACCTCACCAACCAATTGGCCAATAGTATCTATAATGTTTTTCCTGAAAAAAAGGGAATCGGTAAAAAATTCTGGGACGCCATAAAATTGTTAAGGCCAGTACTTAGTATTGATGCAATGTCTGGCGAGCCTTCACTCAGTCTTGACATTACACATACCAAGCAATACGAAAAAACAATTCCGCAACTGCTTCTTTTTCTGGACCAGCAACCTGTAAAAACAGTAATAGCCATCGATGAATTTCAACAAATTCTGAGCTATCCCGAAAAAAATGTGGAAGCCATATTGCGTGCTACCATGCAACAATTAAAGAATGTAACTTTTGTTTTTTGTGGAAGTAACCAAGCCATGATGCAACATATTTTTAACAGTGCCAAACGCCCGTTTTACGGAAGTTGTAACACCATTAATCTACAAAAAATAGATAAAACATTATATAAAGATTTTATTCAAAATACCTTCAAAAAATTCAAATATAAAATTGCCGATGCTGAAGTAGAAACTATATTGGATTATACAAATACACATACCTATTATACCCAAAGCCTTTGCCATGAGCTGTTTGCCAATCAACAAAAGAATATTACTGCCACTACTTTGCAACAAGCTATTCGCAAATTGCTTCTAGAGAAAGAGGGAACATTTTTTCAATATAGAAACCTTTTAACTCCCACCCAGTGGCAACTCTTAAAAGCATTGGCCAAAGAAGAGAAAGTAGTGCAACCCTATTCAAAACATTTTATTGGGGAGTACCACCTTGGTTCTTCTGCTATTGTAAAACGAAGCCTTGAATCGCTGTTGGATAAAGAAATGATATATAAGGATAATTCAATTAAAGAACCCTATTTTGCAGTATATGATAAGTTTTTGATGCGGTGGCTGCAGAATGGGATGTAG
- a CDS encoding outer membrane beta-barrel protein translates to MTQRILYIALLLFPFITQAQQGITKFKMPDIGRFYGTIINSDTKKPMAYASVALYFVGKDSAIAGVLSKGNGDFSLDNLPFGKFTLRVTMIGYTKHQQEVSLSMQNVEQDLGNINIAVDATQLNEANIQGKKNAVQMGIDRKIFNVDKNQISQGGTAADVLKNVPSVTIDADGNAKLRNAATQIYIDGRPATLTIDQIPADQIERVEIITNPSAKFDAGTSGGILNLVMKKNTKPGYNGIVAVGGGTGNRYNTLVSLNMKEKKFNIGFTYSLNHSKNFQAKGFTKRTNMQSGSVADYYNQDNVTTPENQFQMGRLGFDYYINNRNTITIAHTSVAGKFDIIDKQNFKNLDKNDVVNSYGNRTNETHNRFSNHTEQITWKRTYPKPGKELTADVSYNWMRSATNVAFTTDNYLYNGTVVGHQIRQYNKGENNADQMVAQLDYIKPLKKENTKIETGVRAYYKYTSTLLNATNWDSISNSEKENPFLSSNYSFTEMINAAYFNYISKYKKVGYQAGLRFEQSSFVGDPRNDSLEKFSYNYPGTGKNIWKSLFPAVYFSRKYDKQQEVQLNYSRKVNRPGFMQMMPFIMFADNKNYTIGNPRLAPEFINLAELNYQKIWKKGNLLSSLYFKGIEQPLTKYSYRSLDDTSKLVSTTINGKSQQVYGLDNTFKYTFFKKLDFTTNVNFFYTVINSDFGNTPMSNKGFNWTGKTNLLYKFPKDLSLQVTGSYESPKTIPQGTANAVYFMDASLVKEVKKFININLTLSDMFNTKRFGSLLDVPGEFYQTSSRRRETRYIKLTIMIRFGKMDASIFKRKPAQQGNNNSLDF, encoded by the coding sequence ATGACTCAAAGAATATTATATATAGCCCTTCTGTTGTTCCCCTTTATAACCCAAGCCCAGCAGGGAATTACAAAGTTTAAAATGCCCGATATAGGTCGCTTTTACGGCACAATCATTAATAGCGACACCAAGAAACCAATGGCTTATGCCTCGGTAGCTTTATATTTTGTGGGCAAAGATTCGGCAATTGCTGGCGTTCTTAGCAAGGGCAATGGTGACTTCAGTTTGGATAACCTTCCTTTTGGTAAATTTACGCTACGGGTAACCATGATAGGATATACCAAACACCAACAAGAAGTGAGTTTGAGTATGCAAAATGTAGAACAGGATTTGGGTAACATCAACATTGCAGTAGATGCAACGCAATTAAATGAAGCAAATATTCAGGGCAAAAAAAATGCCGTACAAATGGGTATTGACCGAAAGATTTTCAATGTAGACAAAAACCAGATAAGCCAAGGTGGTACCGCTGCAGATGTGCTTAAAAATGTGCCTAGTGTAACTATTGATGCCGATGGAAATGCCAAGCTGCGTAATGCCGCCACACAAATATATATTGACGGCAGGCCTGCTACACTCACCATCGATCAAATTCCCGCCGACCAAATAGAACGGGTGGAAATTATTACCAACCCTTCAGCCAAATTTGATGCAGGGACCTCGGGTGGAATTTTAAATCTGGTAATGAAAAAAAATACGAAACCTGGTTATAATGGAATAGTAGCAGTGGGAGGGGGCACAGGCAATCGTTATAATACTTTGGTATCACTAAATATGAAAGAAAAGAAATTCAATATAGGTTTTACTTATAGTTTGAACCATAGCAAAAATTTCCAAGCAAAAGGTTTTACCAAACGTACCAATATGCAATCAGGTTCGGTAGCCGACTATTATAACCAAGATAATGTAACCACTCCAGAAAATCAATTTCAAATGGGACGTTTAGGATTCGACTATTATATAAATAACCGAAACACTATAACAATAGCACATACCTCCGTTGCAGGTAAATTTGATATTATAGATAAGCAAAATTTTAAAAACCTTGATAAAAACGATGTGGTAAACAGTTACGGGAACCGCACTAACGAAACGCATAACCGTTTTTCTAATCATACCGAACAGATTACATGGAAACGCACTTACCCCAAGCCAGGCAAAGAACTTACTGCCGATGTGAGTTATAACTGGATGCGTTCAGCTACTAATGTGGCATTTACTACCGATAACTATTTATACAATGGAACAGTAGTGGGACATCAAATACGGCAATATAATAAAGGTGAAAATAATGCCGACCAAATGGTAGCTCAGTTGGATTACATAAAACCTTTGAAAAAGGAAAACACCAAAATAGAAACAGGGGTGAGGGCATATTATAAATATACTTCTACCTTGCTCAATGCTACCAATTGGGATTCTATCTCAAATAGCGAAAAAGAAAACCCATTTTTAAGTAGTAATTATTCTTTCACCGAAATGATTAATGCTGCATATTTTAATTATATAAGTAAATATAAAAAAGTTGGATACCAAGCTGGGCTTAGATTTGAGCAATCATCATTTGTGGGTGATCCAAGGAATGATTCATTAGAAAAGTTTTCGTATAACTATCCAGGTACGGGAAAAAATATATGGAAATCATTATTTCCTGCAGTATATTTTAGTAGGAAATATGATAAGCAGCAAGAAGTGCAATTGAATTATTCACGCAAAGTAAACCGTCCAGGCTTTATGCAAATGATGCCTTTTATTATGTTTGCCGATAATAAAAACTATACAATTGGTAATCCACGTTTGGCCCCTGAGTTTATTAATCTCGCAGAATTAAACTATCAAAAAATATGGAAGAAGGGAAATTTGTTGAGTTCTTTATATTTTAAAGGAATAGAACAACCGCTCACCAAGTATAGCTATCGTTCGCTCGACGATACTTCTAAGCTTGTTTCCACTACCATCAATGGTAAAAGTCAACAAGTATATGGCCTTGATAATACTTTTAAATATACATTTTTCAAAAAGTTGGATTTTACTACCAATGTCAATTTTTTCTATACAGTTATCAATTCCGATTTTGGAAATACGCCCATGAGCAACAAAGGCTTCAACTGGACAGGCAAAACCAATTTATTATATAAGTTCCCCAAAGATTTATCATTGCAAGTAACCGGTAGTTATGAATCGCCTAAAACTATTCCGCAGGGTACTGCCAATGCTGTATATTTTATGGATGCATCGTTGGTGAAAGAAGTAAAAAAGTTTATCAATATCAATCTCACTCTAAGCGATATGTTCAATACCAAACGCTTCGGTTCCTTGCTTGATGTACCTGGCGAATTCTACCAAACCAGTTCCCGCCGCCGCGAAACACGATATATAAAATTAACAATTATGATTCGTTTCGGCAAAATGGATGCATCTATCTTCAAACGCAAACCTGCCCAACAAGGTAATAATAATAGTTTAGATTTTTAA
- a CDS encoding T9SS type A sorting domain-containing protein, with product MAVFLIIIFFISLSSYSQNSPQVINTSGNYFFDINYLFEVSIGEPLIETFSNKSNILTQGFLQPLQPQASAITKATEGVFLSCYPNPFVDKIYFQSNNKLGLVQIFDMSGMLIISDYIIENNINLSWLSAGLYYLRLFDNFNMPIATLKICKLNF from the coding sequence ATGGCAGTCTTTTTAATCATTATATTTTTTATAAGTTTATCTTCCTATTCTCAAAATTCGCCACAGGTTATTAATACTTCTGGAAACTATTTTTTTGATATAAACTATTTATTTGAAGTATCCATAGGAGAGCCCCTTATTGAAACATTTAGTAATAAAAGCAATATATTAACTCAGGGTTTTTTGCAACCTTTACAGCCACAAGCAAGTGCCATAACAAAAGCAACTGAGGGTGTATTTTTAAGTTGTTATCCAAATCCCTTTGTTGACAAAATATATTTTCAATCAAATAATAAACTCGGATTGGTTCAAATATTTGATATGTCGGGAATGTTAATTATTTCCGATTATATAATAGAAAATAATATAAATTTATCATGGCTATCAGCTGGTTTATATTATTTACGCTTATTTGATAATTTTAATATGCCAATAGCTACTTTAAAAATTTGTAAACTTAATTTCTAA